One Vallitalea pronyensis genomic region harbors:
- a CDS encoding GTP pyrophosphokinase has translation MKLELFGFINDVTNYIENITEDLEEASNVIKIFLKDLFDLSSDGYLNINRRVKSVPSLKEKILRNNAYKEFDSSEDFIANLSDLIGIRIECRFIEDESKIYDVLKRCFSMCHTDGYYYNSLNKNIRLELDVPQPQQQKNGFEIYRIDGVYEADDQLFNFELQIKSLVNVFWGEIEHKIIYKNNNYTVWDSFFKDIMGSINENLSMIDKQLHIIDDQFKQLNTINPSVRKDQIETTLAKMIYDIFSIKIKHSIGFIVDFRKSCDTIMKYIFRSNYAENLEDYNKTLVKTFSRLNDISENEIDFTHEILFEREIRFEDEFSRVMGDTIIGSINSDFQWHIFFRVLFEIELGNNVEDFETFIEFIKQRFCKNRSFSKLHVLFNEDEAGEMIHRLMMTIAYTFKKIDAINYIYDTSIEEINHALDYIVGQICKNIQTYEEWLIYQDIYIKYFEVKILSIFEHKIEIAKVKAFLEKAKQASNIVEISEDILGYTHGLESLSLIEADQALKLFKL, from the coding sequence ATGAAATTAGAACTATTTGGATTTATAAACGATGTGACGAATTATATAGAGAATATTACAGAGGATTTAGAAGAAGCATCTAATGTTATTAAAATTTTTCTAAAAGACTTATTTGATTTAAGCAGTGATGGTTATTTAAATATTAATAGACGGGTAAAATCTGTACCTAGTCTAAAAGAAAAAATACTGAGGAACAATGCTTACAAGGAATTTGATTCATCAGAAGACTTTATCGCTAATCTTTCTGACTTAATTGGTATTCGGATAGAGTGCAGGTTTATTGAAGATGAAAGTAAGATATACGACGTACTAAAAAGATGCTTTAGTATGTGCCACACAGATGGCTATTATTATAACTCCCTCAATAAGAACATTCGACTTGAACTGGATGTACCACAGCCCCAACAGCAAAAAAATGGCTTTGAAATCTACCGAATAGATGGTGTATATGAAGCTGACGATCAATTGTTTAATTTTGAACTGCAGATTAAATCTCTTGTTAATGTATTTTGGGGTGAAATTGAACATAAAATAATCTATAAAAACAACAATTATACCGTTTGGGACAGTTTCTTTAAAGACATTATGGGGTCCATTAACGAAAATCTTTCCATGATTGATAAGCAATTACATATCATTGATGACCAGTTTAAACAATTAAATACCATTAACCCGTCTGTAAGAAAAGATCAGATTGAAACAACGCTGGCAAAAATGATTTATGATATTTTCTCCATAAAAATAAAGCATAGTATTGGTTTCATTGTTGATTTTAGAAAATCATGTGACACCATCATGAAATATATTTTCAGGTCCAATTATGCGGAGAACTTGGAAGACTATAACAAGACATTGGTCAAAACCTTTTCAAGGCTAAACGATATCAGTGAAAATGAAATTGATTTTACCCATGAGATCTTGTTTGAGCGGGAAATAAGATTTGAAGATGAATTCTCCCGCGTTATGGGGGACACAATCATCGGGTCCATTAACAGTGATTTTCAATGGCATATCTTTTTTAGAGTGTTATTTGAAATAGAGCTTGGGAACAATGTGGAAGATTTTGAAACATTTATTGAATTTATTAAACAGCGATTTTGCAAAAATAGAAGTTTTTCTAAGCTCCATGTGTTATTTAACGAGGATGAAGCTGGGGAAATGATTCATCGATTAATGATGACAATTGCTTACACCTTTAAGAAGATTGATGCCATTAACTATATCTATGATACGAGTATAGAGGAAATCAACCATGCACTGGACTATATCGTTGGGCAAATATGTAAAAATATTCAAACATATGAAGAATGGCTTATCTATCAAGATATCTACATCAAGTATTTTGAAGTGAAAATCTTATCCATATTTGAACATAAAATTGAAATAGCAAAAGTAAAGGCATTTCTAGAAAAAGCAAAGCAAGCATCTAACATCGTTGAAATTAGTGAAGATATTCTAGGGTATACCCATGGTTTAGAGTCCCTATCTTTGATAGAAGCGGATCAGGCTTTAAAACTTTTTAAACTATAA
- a CDS encoding FGGY family carbohydrate kinase, whose product MRKGYLVIDVGTGNTKAAIVTCDGQIISEHVMDTNYIYEDDMQCHFSPEEFWEDILHVVEQCVAEAKDIHIMSITSTSIRQGIILLDEQGKGIIGLPNIDNRGAYLESRYDKEYIYNKTGKWAARYFSAFKLVAYLESHPATSHQVKKIVSISDWIGYKFTGVLKYEHTQACETLLYDMATSTWSKELCELFDVDFALLPELVESAAKLGCVSREYSYLFPNTGEINYIVSSADTQVAAFGIGANVGDTIIIAGTTTPIISITKDFMVDKQKRCWSNRYIYEHTYVLEVNAGVTGLNYQRFKHNCLQSYTYEALENRYAHMDKPKVLVCLSTLDFATASPTNNGTIQLETPIDASLDMVDFAYGIILDIVCGIRRNLDVLADINGIIGPIIGVGGGLRSPLMCQLIADLTQKPLLIYEGYEQGSIRGCVLTCNKYNNVALNARKKLMTYTPKNNNWIEDYFVKWCDVREKSNESTDS is encoded by the coding sequence ATGAGAAAAGGATACCTAGTCATTGATGTTGGTACTGGTAATACCAAGGCAGCAATTGTTACATGTGATGGACAGATTATTTCAGAGCATGTGATGGATACTAATTACATTTATGAGGACGATATGCAATGCCATTTTTCACCGGAAGAGTTTTGGGAAGATATTCTACATGTGGTGGAGCAGTGTGTAGCAGAAGCAAAAGATATACATATTATGAGTATAACGTCTACAAGTATTCGACAAGGCATTATTTTATTAGATGAACAAGGGAAAGGCATTATTGGGCTACCCAACATTGATAACAGAGGCGCATACTTAGAGAGTAGATATGATAAAGAATACATCTATAATAAAACAGGAAAATGGGCAGCAAGATATTTCAGTGCCTTTAAGTTGGTAGCCTATCTTGAAAGTCACCCTGCCACCAGTCATCAAGTGAAAAAGATCGTCAGCATATCGGATTGGATTGGTTACAAGTTTACAGGTGTGTTAAAATATGAGCATACGCAAGCTTGTGAAACTCTTTTATATGACATGGCCACATCAACATGGTCAAAAGAACTTTGTGAGCTGTTTGATGTTGATTTTGCTTTGTTGCCAGAGCTGGTTGAAAGTGCTGCAAAACTGGGTTGTGTCTCTCGTGAGTATTCTTATTTGTTTCCGAATACAGGTGAGATTAATTATATAGTCAGTAGTGCAGACACACAAGTTGCTGCATTTGGTATTGGAGCAAATGTAGGTGATACCATCATAATAGCTGGGACAACCACCCCCATTATATCCATTACCAAGGATTTTATGGTAGATAAACAGAAACGTTGCTGGAGTAACAGGTACATCTACGAACACACCTATGTGTTAGAAGTCAATGCTGGTGTTACGGGATTAAACTATCAAAGGTTTAAACATAATTGTTTGCAAAGCTATACTTATGAAGCGTTAGAGAACAGATATGCTCACATGGATAAGCCTAAAGTTTTAGTTTGTCTATCAACACTTGATTTTGCCACTGCCAGTCCTACAAATAATGGAACCATTCAACTGGAAACACCTATTGATGCTTCACTGGATATGGTTGATTTTGCCTATGGTATCATCTTAGATATAGTGTGTGGTATCAGGCGAAACTTAGATGTGCTGGCCGATATTAATGGTATCATCGGTCCTATTATTGGCGTAGGTGGTGGTTTAAGAAGCCCTCTTATGTGCCAACTCATTGCAGACCTAACACAAAAGCCTTTGCTCATCTATGAAGGTTATGAACAAGGTTCCATTAGAGGATGTGTATTAACGTGCAATAAGTACAATAATGTTGCCTTAAATGCTAGAAAAAAATTGATGACGTATACACCCAAGAATAATAACTGGATTGAAGACTATTTTGTAAAATGGTGTGATGTAAGAGAAAAATCAAATGAAAGTACAGACAGTTAA
- a CDS encoding class II aldolase/adducin family protein: protein MGNYVSDCEAKSLIVEIGKRMYNKGFVSGSDGNITIKVDDNAVWATPTGVCKGYMTEDMLLKLDLDGHIIEKGDLNSTSEIKMHLRVYKENADIQAVVHAHPPMGTAFSVAGMPIDMPMMAENVVFLGVIPIAPYALPGSQEVPDSVAPFCKDYNGCFLANHGTLTWGENPLEAYYRLESLENSCYIQTTLTQLNKMQLLTEEQVNDLYDLRKRAGFKRGGMMKR from the coding sequence ATGGGAAATTATGTAAGTGATTGTGAAGCGAAAAGCTTAATCGTTGAAATTGGTAAAAGGATGTATAATAAAGGGTTTGTGAGCGGCAGTGATGGTAATATTACCATTAAAGTAGATGATAATGCTGTTTGGGCAACACCCACAGGTGTTTGTAAAGGGTATATGACTGAGGATATGTTATTAAAACTTGATTTAGATGGTCATATCATTGAAAAGGGTGACTTAAATTCAACATCAGAAATAAAAATGCATTTAAGAGTTTACAAGGAAAATGCAGATATACAAGCTGTTGTACACGCACATCCTCCAATGGGTACAGCTTTTTCTGTGGCTGGTATGCCAATTGATATGCCCATGATGGCTGAAAACGTGGTTTTTCTAGGGGTTATTCCAATTGCTCCCTATGCATTGCCTGGTTCACAAGAAGTACCTGATTCCGTTGCACCATTTTGTAAGGATTACAATGGATGTTTTTTGGCAAACCACGGTACCCTAACATGGGGAGAAAATCCTTTAGAAGCCTATTATCGGCTGGAATCTCTAGAGAATTCTTGTTACATACAAACAACATTGACACAATTAAATAAAATGCAATTATTGACAGAAGAACAAGTCAATGATTTATATGATCTCAGAAAAAGAGCAGGCTTTAAACGCGGTGGTATGATGAAACGATAA
- a CDS encoding NAD(P)-dependent oxidoreductase → MKILITSEFSHEGIQTVENLFGEVVYDPWTTRDDAYTTEEISKKLQDGHYDGLITELDQITEKVFLDNPDLKFIGDCRGNPVNIDMKVANTLNIPVFTTPGRNAQAVAELLVGMLIGFYRHLLPAVDYAKNRWHDKVPYAYYQFRGNEVHGKSIGFVGFGAIGKITADILSSFGTHIKVYDPYVNNCTYEMVELPELFETCDIISIHLPVNHETKGMIDKGLLDLMKENAVLINTSRAAVMDYAYMYEILSNNKIKGAILDVFDHEPPEALGNKIIGLENVLVTPHVCGASYEVVNHQSNIIIKQMMAHFN, encoded by the coding sequence ATGAAAATATTAATTACGTCAGAATTTAGTCATGAAGGTATTCAAACGGTAGAGAACTTATTTGGAGAAGTGGTATATGACCCATGGACAACAAGAGATGATGCATATACCACGGAAGAAATTTCTAAAAAATTGCAAGACGGTCATTATGATGGCTTAATCACAGAACTGGATCAGATAACGGAGAAAGTTTTTTTAGATAATCCTGATTTGAAGTTTATAGGCGATTGTAGAGGTAATCCTGTAAACATTGACATGAAGGTAGCCAATACATTAAATATACCGGTGTTTACGACACCTGGTAGAAATGCCCAAGCTGTTGCAGAGTTACTTGTCGGTATGCTTATTGGCTTTTACCGGCATCTGCTTCCAGCAGTTGATTACGCCAAAAATCGATGGCATGATAAGGTACCCTATGCTTATTATCAATTCAGGGGAAACGAAGTTCATGGGAAGTCCATAGGGTTTGTGGGTTTTGGAGCAATTGGAAAAATTACTGCTGATATTTTAAGTAGTTTTGGCACCCATATTAAAGTTTATGACCCTTATGTGAATAACTGTACATATGAAATGGTGGAACTCCCTGAGCTATTTGAAACCTGTGATATTATATCCATTCACTTACCTGTCAATCATGAAACGAAAGGCATGATTGATAAGGGATTATTAGATTTAATGAAAGAAAATGCAGTACTAATCAATACATCAAGAGCGGCAGTTATGGATTATGCTTATATGTATGAGATTTTATCGAACAATAAGATTAAAGGAGCTATATTAGATGTGTTTGATCATGAACCTCCTGAGGCTTTAGGGAATAAGATTATTGGACTAGAGAATGTTTTGGTTACCCCGCACGTGTGTGGTGCTTCATATGAAGTAGTCAATCATCAATCGAATATCATCATTAAACAGATGATGGCACACTTTAACTAA
- a CDS encoding alpha-ketoacid dehydrogenase subunit beta, with the protein MERMMKTKDAINEAIAQEMRRDETVIILGEDIAGGATNKGFENKSGLGGAYGVTAGLVEEFGRKRVIDTPISETAFLGMGIGAAFAGLKPIIEIMYVDFIGVCYDQLYNQAAKMFYLYGGQNPIPLVLRMPVGAGYQAGAEHSQTLYSLFASIPGLKVVTPSNAYDAKGLMLQAIKDKDPVVFLEHKRIYMMESHVPEEMEAIPFGKASIKRSGDDVTIIAVHNMVNYALEAAEKLQEKGIGVEVIDPRTISPLDLDTIIESVKKTGRVLVTDEGYPRCGLSSDIAAQVTEQAFDALKAPVKTVTPPHAHIPYLKELEKIWVPSADKIAVVAEELYNS; encoded by the coding sequence ATGGAAAGAATGATGAAAACAAAAGATGCTATCAATGAAGCAATCGCTCAGGAAATGAGACGTGATGAGACGGTTATTATATTGGGTGAAGATATAGCTGGTGGTGCAACCAATAAAGGTTTTGAAAATAAAAGTGGTCTGGGTGGAGCCTATGGTGTAACGGCAGGCCTAGTTGAAGAGTTTGGAAGAAAGAGGGTCATTGATACACCTATTTCTGAAACAGCTTTTTTAGGTATGGGCATTGGTGCTGCATTTGCTGGATTAAAGCCGATTATTGAAATCATGTATGTTGATTTTATAGGCGTGTGTTACGACCAACTGTATAATCAAGCAGCAAAAATGTTCTATTTATATGGCGGTCAGAATCCAATACCACTGGTTCTTCGTATGCCTGTTGGGGCAGGATATCAAGCAGGGGCAGAACATTCTCAAACGTTGTATTCACTTTTTGCGTCTATCCCTGGATTAAAAGTGGTTACACCTTCTAATGCTTATGATGCAAAAGGCTTAATGCTTCAGGCAATTAAAGACAAGGACCCTGTTGTTTTCTTAGAACATAAAAGAATATACATGATGGAAAGTCATGTGCCAGAAGAGATGGAAGCCATACCATTTGGAAAAGCATCTATTAAACGATCTGGAGATGACGTAACGATTATTGCCGTTCACAATATGGTCAATTATGCACTAGAAGCGGCAGAAAAGCTTCAAGAAAAGGGTATTGGCGTTGAAGTTATCGATCCAAGAACCATCAGTCCTCTTGATTTAGATACGATAATTGAATCAGTCAAGAAGACAGGTCGTGTGTTGGTTACAGATGAAGGTTATCCAAGATGTGGGCTTTCATCAGATATTGCAGCTCAAGTGACAGAACAGGCGTTTGACGCATTAAAAGCACCTGTAAAAACAGTAACGCCACCTCATGCACATATTCCATATCTAAAAGAGTTGGAAAAAATATGGGTACCTAGTGCGGATAAAATTGCAGTTGTTGCTGAAGAACTGTATAACAGTTAG
- a CDS encoding thiamine pyrophosphate-dependent dehydrogenase E1 component subunit alpha has product MKKQELITAYKRMNRIRKFGEYVHESTTNKRSIETPFVGIMHIQTGEEGYSCALIPQLRDDDYLSTTYRNHAHTLARGMDLKGLAAEVCGRVTGVCKGRAGNMHAVDQNLNFIAGFGIIGAGLPSTCGTALASKIKETDQISVAFFGDGAMAQGAVHESLNIASVFKLPVLFVNNNNHYAMSTPSKNNLATESTINYAKGYAMKTYHCDGMDFFESYDVAKEAIDYVRSGFGPCFIEYDCYRYGGQFEGDPQDYKLQEEVDYYMAKDPLKRFREGAIERGLLTAEELDSIEKLVDQEVEEAMAFALNSEKVGPEDIVRDTYADVY; this is encoded by the coding sequence ATGAAAAAACAAGAATTAATTACAGCATATAAAAGAATGAATCGGATAAGAAAATTTGGAGAATATGTACATGAAAGCACCACCAATAAAAGATCTATAGAAACACCTTTTGTAGGTATTATGCATATCCAAACAGGGGAAGAAGGTTATTCATGCGCTTTAATACCACAGTTAAGAGATGATGATTATTTATCAACCACCTATAGAAATCATGCCCATACCCTAGCTAGGGGCATGGATTTGAAAGGCTTAGCTGCTGAAGTTTGTGGAAGAGTAACGGGTGTGTGTAAAGGTAGAGCAGGCAACATGCATGCTGTTGACCAAAATCTCAATTTTATAGCGGGTTTTGGTATTATTGGTGCCGGTTTACCATCTACTTGTGGCACAGCCTTAGCTTCAAAAATTAAAGAAACGGATCAAATCTCTGTTGCTTTTTTTGGTGATGGTGCAATGGCTCAAGGTGCTGTCCATGAATCTCTAAACATTGCAAGTGTGTTCAAATTACCCGTTTTATTTGTTAATAACAACAATCATTATGCCATGTCCACACCTTCTAAAAATAATTTGGCTACTGAAAGTACCATCAATTATGCGAAAGGATATGCTATGAAAACCTATCATTGTGATGGCATGGATTTCTTTGAATCTTACGATGTGGCAAAAGAAGCCATTGATTATGTACGTTCTGGTTTTGGACCTTGTTTTATTGAATATGACTGTTATCGGTATGGAGGACAATTTGAAGGTGATCCTCAAGATTATAAACTTCAGGAAGAAGTGGACTACTATATGGCAAAAGACCCTCTAAAGCGCTTTAGAGAAGGCGCTATTGAGCGAGGGCTATTAACCGCTGAGGAACTGGATAGCATTGAGAAATTAGTTGATCAAGAGGTGGAAGAGGCCATGGCGTTTGCACTTAATAGTGAAAAAGTTGGACCAGAAGATATTGTCCGTGATACTTATGCAGATGTATATTAG
- a CDS encoding sulfatase-like hydrolase/transferase, producing the protein MKNKKVILIMTDTQRWDMISCARDTGLQTPNIDKLAANGIRFNKAYTTQAVCQPARAGIFTGMYPNACGSWTNVVGLGDDIHTIGERLQDKGVHTAFIGKWHLDGGDYFGLGKSPKGWDAHYWFDMRNYLHEMSDEDRMLSRDPKNMETHDFSEDFTFAHKCTDRAIDFLENHGEEDFFLTLSYDEPHLPCICPREYYEKYEDYTFPKSENLKDDLTNKPDFQKYWAGERLYLDKDKLQLEDKYFFGCNEFVDYEIGRVLDKIEELVPDAIVMYTSDHGTMMYSHSLTLKGPSGYDEINRIPFIIKGKDVPQNIVDNAPVSHIDIAPTIFDLFNLKIPSVFAGNSLLPQIEGNVKQVNEQVFFEFGRFERDHDCFGGLQIMRAAFDGRYKLVINLLSTDELYDTLTDPGEMNNLILDEETKAIRNKLHQAILNNMDEHRDLFRGYYWDRRPWNENAAEPQWYDGLTRQREDEEYEERQYAFFSGLPMETAIREIHVRSFFS; encoded by the coding sequence TTGAAGAATAAAAAAGTAATACTCATTATGACAGATACCCAAAGATGGGATATGATTAGCTGCGCAAGAGATACAGGGTTACAGACACCTAATATTGATAAATTAGCTGCTAATGGTATACGATTTAACAAAGCTTATACCACACAAGCAGTATGCCAGCCGGCAAGAGCTGGAATCTTCACGGGTATGTATCCTAACGCGTGTGGCAGTTGGACCAATGTGGTTGGATTGGGGGATGATATCCATACCATTGGTGAAAGACTACAAGACAAGGGCGTACATACGGCATTTATTGGAAAATGGCATCTAGATGGCGGCGATTACTTTGGACTTGGTAAAAGTCCAAAAGGCTGGGATGCACATTACTGGTTTGATATGCGGAATTACTTGCATGAAATGAGTGATGAAGACAGGATGTTATCCAGAGATCCTAAGAATATGGAGACACATGATTTTAGCGAAGATTTTACCTTTGCTCATAAATGCACTGACAGAGCTATCGATTTTTTAGAGAATCATGGTGAAGAAGATTTTTTTCTGACACTATCCTATGATGAACCCCATCTACCATGTATATGTCCAAGAGAATATTATGAGAAGTACGAAGACTACACATTTCCTAAAAGTGAAAATCTCAAAGATGATTTAACCAATAAACCAGACTTTCAAAAATATTGGGCAGGTGAAAGACTGTATCTGGATAAAGATAAACTGCAATTAGAGGACAAGTATTTCTTCGGTTGTAATGAGTTTGTGGACTATGAAATTGGTCGGGTGTTGGATAAAATTGAAGAATTGGTTCCTGACGCCATCGTCATGTACACATCCGATCACGGGACCATGATGTATTCCCATTCCTTAACATTAAAAGGTCCATCAGGTTATGACGAAATTAACAGGATCCCATTCATCATTAAAGGCAAAGATGTGCCTCAGAATATTGTTGATAATGCACCTGTGTCCCATATTGATATTGCACCCACTATATTTGATTTATTTAACCTAAAAATACCCAGTGTTTTTGCTGGTAATAGTCTTTTGCCTCAAATTGAAGGCAACGTTAAACAAGTGAATGAACAAGTATTTTTCGAATTTGGTCGATTTGAAAGAGATCATGATTGTTTTGGAGGATTACAGATCATGCGGGCAGCATTTGATGGTCGCTATAAACTGGTCATTAACTTACTTTCTACAGATGAATTATATGATACCCTTACAGATCCTGGTGAAATGAATAATTTAATTTTAGATGAAGAAACTAAAGCTATTAGAAACAAACTTCATCAGGCAATATTAAATAATATGGATGAGCATAGAGATTTATTCAGAGGGTATTATTGGGACAGAAGACCTTGGAATGAAAATGCCGCAGAACCCCAATGGTATGATGGTTTAACCAGGCAGAGAGAAGATGAAGAGTACGAAGAAAGACAGTATGCATTCTTTTCTGGATTACCCATGGAAACGGCAATTCGTGAAATTCATGTCAGGTCATTTTTCTCATAA
- a CDS encoding ABC transporter ATP-binding protein, with product MKHNNELAKVQVCDLSKNFGSLKVLENLNFSIKRGEFVVVVGPTGCGKTTFLNLLTRLIQPSSGELYIDGEPADPKQHSLSFAFQEPSAIPWLNVEDNLKFGLKIKRYPKDEIKKRVEQMLKLLGLEKFRRSYPSQMSVSSVQRVIIGRAFITYPDLLLMDEPYGQMDIKMRFYLEAEVLRIWKELGTTVVFITHNIEEATYLAERVLILSNKPTSIKEEVKIDLPHPRDFTDPEFVKIREYITEQIKWW from the coding sequence ATGAAGCATAACAATGAATTAGCAAAAGTTCAAGTCTGTGATTTGAGCAAGAATTTTGGCTCCTTGAAAGTTCTAGAAAACTTGAATTTTAGTATTAAAAGAGGCGAATTTGTTGTTGTTGTAGGGCCAACAGGTTGTGGAAAGACAACATTTTTGAATTTGCTAACACGATTAATTCAGCCATCATCAGGAGAATTATACATTGATGGTGAACCTGCAGATCCCAAACAGCATAGTTTGTCATTTGCTTTTCAAGAGCCTTCAGCAATACCTTGGTTGAATGTTGAAGACAATTTAAAATTTGGACTTAAAATCAAGCGATACCCAAAGGATGAAATAAAAAAAAGAGTCGAACAAATGTTAAAACTCTTGGGCCTGGAAAAATTTAGACGTTCCTATCCAAGTCAGATGTCTGTTAGTAGTGTTCAAAGGGTTATTATTGGTAGAGCATTTATTACCTATCCTGATTTGCTATTGATGGATGAACCTTATGGTCAAATGGATATAAAGATGAGATTCTATCTTGAAGCTGAAGTCTTGAGGATATGGAAAGAGCTTGGTACAACAGTTGTATTTATTACACACAATATTGAAGAAGCTACTTACTTAGCTGAAAGAGTCTTGATTCTTTCAAATAAACCAACGTCGATAAAAGAGGAAGTAAAGATTGATTTACCACATCCTAGAGATTTTACAGATCCAGAATTTGTGAAGATAAGGGAGTACATTACGGAGCAGATTAAGTGGTGGTAA
- a CDS encoding ABC transporter ATP-binding protein produces MGLQEGARLEVNNISKTFVEKKSAHEVVRDVSFSVYNNEFLVILGPGYCGKTVLLNMMMNLIKPDSGDIILDGHVLTEENMGNKFAMVFQLLGLMPWKTVMDNVILGLKFRGQKKQESEKVAQKYIDLVGLNGFEKNLPHELSGGMKQRVGIARAYANNPEILVMDEPFGQLDAQTRYSMQDEITRIWEQDKRTVIFVTNNIEEAVYLGDRIILLTECPARVKEIYNIDIPRPRKTTDPRFLELRKIISDNTDLAL; encoded by the coding sequence ATGGGCTTACAAGAGGGAGCAAGATTAGAAGTAAATAATATATCAAAAACGTTTGTTGAGAAAAAGTCAGCACATGAAGTGGTAAGAGATGTATCATTCTCCGTTTACAATAATGAGTTTTTAGTTATATTAGGACCAGGCTATTGTGGTAAAACAGTTTTACTGAATATGATGATGAATTTGATTAAACCAGATTCAGGCGACATCATACTCGATGGTCATGTATTAACAGAAGAAAATATGGGGAATAAATTTGCAATGGTATTTCAGTTATTAGGTTTAATGCCATGGAAAACAGTCATGGATAATGTGATTTTAGGTCTTAAGTTTAGAGGGCAAAAAAAACAAGAGAGTGAAAAAGTGGCACAGAAATATATTGATTTAGTAGGGTTAAATGGTTTTGAAAAGAACTTACCACATGAGTTATCTGGAGGTATGAAGCAAAGGGTTGGTATTGCTAGAGCATATGCTAATAATCCAGAAATACTTGTGATGGATGAGCCTTTTGGTCAATTGGATGCTCAAACAAGATACAGTATGCAAGATGAGATAACCAGGATTTGGGAGCAGGATAAGAGAACGGTTATATTTGTTACCAATAATATTGAGGAAGCTGTGTATTTGGGTGACCGGATTATTCTTCTAACGGAATGTCCTGCAAGAGTAAAAGAAATCTATAACATCGATATACCTCGTCCTAGAAAAACAACAGATCCAAGATTTTTGGAACTCAGAAAAATAATATCAGATAATACAGATTTGGCACTTTAG
- a CDS encoding ABC transporter permease: protein MVNRINRRTLNRKKLKGNYALRDIIVNILPVVSIFGLILLWNFAARYASEVTPSPSDVWNRFILLFHEPISGLGLFGHVGISLKRVLIALLFSSIIGIILGVFIGWNRTFRRTIGTLFEIIRPIPPIAWLPLVVMLFGIGEFPKILIVFYGTLMPIVINTYTGIKMVDSLLIDVGKSFQGNHKQLLWEIAIPSSLPNVMAGLRNAVGAGWGVVLAAEMIGAKQGVGFLVQRAMEFYDPALIFVGIIAIGVVGALLSAIIEIIERRVCPWAYKREQD from the coding sequence ATGGTGAATAGGATAAATAGGCGAACCTTAAATCGAAAAAAATTAAAAGGCAATTATGCTTTGAGAGATATTATCGTTAACATTTTACCAGTAGTCTCCATCTTTGGTCTTATCCTGCTATGGAATTTTGCTGCCCGATATGCCTCTGAGGTTACACCATCACCATCAGATGTGTGGAATAGATTTATATTACTGTTTCATGAACCCATTAGTGGTCTTGGTCTATTTGGGCATGTGGGTATCAGCTTGAAAAGGGTGCTTATTGCGTTATTATTTTCCAGTATCATTGGTATTATTTTAGGTGTTTTTATTGGATGGAATCGAACATTTAGAAGAACCATAGGTACGCTATTTGAGATTATAAGACCCATACCTCCAATTGCATGGCTGCCATTAGTCGTGATGTTGTTTGGTATTGGCGAATTTCCTAAGATATTAATTGTGTTTTATGGTACATTAATGCCTATCGTTATTAACACGTATACGGGTATAAAAATGGTGGATTCATTATTAATTGATGTAGGGAAATCCTTTCAAGGCAATCATAAACAACTGTTATGGGAAATTGCCATACCTTCATCTTTACCTAATGTCATGGCAGGTTTGAGAAATGCTGTTGGAGCAGGATGGGGCGTTGTATTGGCGGCAGAGATGATTGGAGCAAAACAAGGTGTTGGATTCTTGGTTCAAAGAGCCATGGAATTTTATGATCCTGCTTTAATTTTTGTTGGGATAATTGCAATAGGTGTTGTTGGGGCACTGTTGTCTGCGATTATTGAAATAATTGAAAGGAGGGTTTGTCCATGGGCTTACAAGAGGGAGCAAGATTAG